One window of Mesorhizobium sp. WSM4904 genomic DNA carries:
- a CDS encoding carbohydrate ABC transporter permease, producing the protein MSSRLLNKLGLFFAALVLVSPAILFFLWMISLSLKFEIDNGAYPPILIPERLAWSNYAKVFEENNFLLYLWNSVLVTGTATLLALLIGVPAGYGIARLKAERSAVVIMIARMTPGLSYLIPLFLLFQWLGILGTLWPQIIIHLVVTVPIVVWVMIGYFETTPMELEEAANIDGATSWQVFRLVALPIAKPGIVVAFILSVIFSWNNFVFGVVLASRETRTLPVAVYNMLSYEQVSWGPLAAAALVVTLPVLVLTMFAQRQIVAGLTAGAVKGG; encoded by the coding sequence ATGAGCTCGCGGCTGCTCAACAAGCTGGGCCTGTTCTTCGCGGCGCTGGTGCTCGTCTCGCCGGCGATCCTGTTCTTCCTCTGGATGATCTCGCTGTCGCTCAAATTCGAGATCGACAACGGTGCCTACCCGCCGATCCTGATCCCCGAGCGCCTCGCCTGGTCGAACTACGCGAAAGTGTTCGAGGAGAACAATTTCCTGCTCTATCTCTGGAACTCGGTGCTGGTGACCGGCACGGCGACGCTGCTGGCGCTGCTGATCGGCGTGCCGGCCGGCTACGGCATCGCCAGGCTCAAGGCGGAGCGTTCGGCGGTCGTCATCATGATCGCCCGCATGACGCCGGGGCTCTCCTATCTCATCCCGCTCTTCCTCCTGTTCCAGTGGCTGGGCATCCTCGGCACGCTCTGGCCGCAGATCATCATCCATCTGGTGGTGACGGTGCCGATCGTGGTCTGGGTCATGATCGGCTATTTCGAGACGACGCCGATGGAGCTGGAGGAGGCGGCCAACATCGACGGCGCCACCTCCTGGCAGGTGTTCCGGCTGGTGGCACTGCCGATCGCCAAGCCGGGCATCGTCGTCGCCTTCATCCTGTCGGTCATCTTCTCATGGAACAACTTCGTCTTCGGCGTGGTGCTCGCCAGCCGCGAGACGCGCACCTTGCCGGTCGCCGTCTACAACATGCTGTCCTACGAGCAGGTGAGCTGGGGACCGCTTGCCGCGGCGGCACTCGTGGTGACGCTGCCGGTGCTGGTCCTGACCATGTTCGCGCAACGGCAGATCGTCGCCGGGCTGACCGCCGGCGCGGTCAAGGGCGGCTGA
- the ugpC gene encoding sn-glycerol-3-phosphate ABC transporter ATP-binding protein UgpC: MASVTIDNVQKAFGATRIIHDVSVDITDGEFVILVGPSGCGKSTLLRMIAGLETISAGKIAIGERVVNNLRARDRNIAMVFQNYALYPHMTVADNMGFALKIKKADPTDTASRVKRAASILGLEKLLDRYPRQLSGGQRQRVAMGRAIVRDPQVFLFDEPLSNLDAKLRVQMRGEIKALHQRLGTTTIYVTHDQIEAMTMADKIVVLHDGLVEQIGAPLDLYDRPANLFVAGFIGSPAMNFIHGRIEEGIFRSAGGLTLPLPEGIRPTEAAGRELVYGIRPEHIRATGQGLAGTVTLLEATGSEIFAAVDCGGEMISCLFRERLALKQGEAVRIEIDRASAHLFDAKTGQRI, from the coding sequence ATGGCATCGGTAACCATCGACAATGTGCAGAAGGCCTTCGGAGCGACCCGGATCATTCACGACGTCAGCGTCGACATCACCGACGGCGAGTTCGTCATCCTCGTCGGACCGTCGGGCTGCGGGAAGTCGACGCTGCTGCGCATGATCGCGGGGCTCGAAACGATCTCGGCCGGCAAGATCGCGATCGGCGAGCGCGTCGTCAACAATCTGAGGGCGCGAGACCGCAACATCGCGATGGTGTTCCAGAACTATGCGCTCTACCCGCATATGACGGTGGCCGACAATATGGGCTTCGCGCTCAAGATCAAGAAAGCCGACCCGACCGACACCGCGAGCCGGGTCAAGCGGGCAGCAAGTATTCTCGGCCTCGAGAAGCTGCTTGACCGCTATCCGCGCCAGCTTTCGGGCGGCCAGCGCCAGCGCGTCGCCATGGGCCGCGCCATCGTGCGCGATCCGCAGGTGTTCCTGTTCGACGAGCCGCTCTCCAATCTCGACGCGAAATTGCGCGTCCAGATGCGCGGCGAGATCAAGGCGCTGCATCAGCGGCTCGGCACCACAACCATCTATGTCACGCATGACCAGATCGAGGCCATGACCATGGCCGACAAGATCGTCGTGCTGCATGACGGCCTTGTCGAGCAGATCGGCGCGCCGCTCGATCTTTACGACCGTCCGGCCAATCTGTTCGTCGCCGGCTTCATCGGCTCGCCCGCCATGAACTTCATCCACGGCCGCATCGAGGAGGGCATCTTTCGCAGTGCCGGCGGGCTGACGCTGCCGCTGCCGGAAGGCATCCGGCCGACCGAGGCCGCGGGGAGGGAACTGGTCTACGGCATTCGCCCCGAACATATCCGAGCGACCGGCCAAGGCCTTGCCGGCACCGTCACGCTTCTGGAGGCGACCGGCTCGGAGATATTCGCCGCCGTCGACTGCGGCGGGGAGATGATCTCCTGCCTTTTCCGCGAGCGGCTTGCATTGAAGCAGGGCGAGGCCGTGCGGATCGAAATCGACCGCGCCTCGGCGCATCTGTTCGACGCCAAGACCGGTCAACGCATCTGA
- a CDS encoding sigma-70 family RNA polymerase sigma factor, whose protein sequence is MLAARFAEVVLPHLSDALSLARWLTGNAADAEDVVQEACLKAHAGIAGFAGGNPRAWLLAIVRNASYTWMARNRPRAVVAVGDLADLDDVSPPDSSDSPEAALIAKANSAAIEAAIARLPEAFRETLVLRDINGLSYREIAAMLGVPQGTVMSRLARARSLLMTDIGGRHHEPA, encoded by the coding sequence ATGCTGGCCGCGCGTTTTGCCGAGGTGGTGCTGCCGCATCTCAGCGATGCGCTGTCGCTCGCTCGCTGGCTGACCGGCAATGCCGCCGACGCCGAGGATGTGGTGCAGGAGGCTTGCCTCAAGGCGCATGCCGGTATTGCCGGTTTCGCCGGGGGCAATCCGCGCGCCTGGCTGCTCGCCATCGTGCGCAACGCCTCCTACACGTGGATGGCGCGCAACCGCCCGCGCGCCGTGGTCGCCGTCGGCGATCTCGCCGATCTCGATGACGTGTCGCCGCCGGACAGCTCAGACAGCCCGGAGGCGGCGCTGATCGCCAAGGCGAACTCGGCCGCGATAGAGGCGGCGATTGCCAGGCTGCCGGAGGCGTTTCGCGAAACGCTGGTGCTGCGCGACATAAACGGCCTCAGCTACCGCGAGATCGCGGCCATGCTCGGCGTGCCGCAAGGCACGGTGATGTCGCGGCTGGCGCGGGCGCGCAGCCTGCTGATGACGGACATTGGAGGGCGCCACCATGAGCCCGCATGA
- a CDS encoding anti-sigma factor, protein MSPHENRPREDGLPENPQDMKLMIHALVDGELDAAAALAVERRIAADPELAAEHARLVALRNAVASMPRPAVSNDFLARIAAIAEVKDPEVAEAAQVQSAAKEAQPSARQQQQGNVVEMPPRASRWFNSFDWRQMAASIVLTAFLASGATQWLMVENATDSFAVDVANGHRRSLLAATPVDIVSSDRHTVKPWLDGRLGVSPPAPDMAKDGYALLGGRVEVIGDRPMPALVYRHHEHLITLVAAPRQNEAKSVPVADNLSAGGFLLVHWTDDAFSYWAISDAERPALDDFVARFRAAIITNPAAGSPG, encoded by the coding sequence ATGAGCCCGCATGAAAATCGCCCGCGTGAGGACGGATTGCCCGAAAACCCGCAGGATATGAAGCTGATGATCCACGCCCTTGTCGACGGCGAGCTCGATGCCGCGGCGGCACTTGCTGTCGAGCGGCGTATCGCCGCCGATCCCGAGCTTGCTGCCGAACATGCGCGTCTTGTGGCGCTGCGCAACGCTGTCGCCAGCATGCCGCGTCCGGCGGTCAGCAACGACTTCCTGGCGCGCATCGCGGCCATCGCCGAGGTGAAGGATCCCGAGGTCGCGGAGGCGGCGCAGGTTCAATCAGCGGCGAAGGAAGCGCAGCCGTCCGCGCGGCAACAGCAGCAAGGCAATGTCGTAGAGATGCCGCCGCGCGCGTCACGCTGGTTCAACTCCTTCGACTGGCGCCAGATGGCGGCCTCGATCGTTCTGACGGCGTTTCTCGCCAGCGGCGCGACGCAATGGCTGATGGTGGAGAATGCGACCGACAGTTTCGCGGTCGACGTCGCCAACGGCCATCGCCGCAGCCTGCTTGCAGCGACGCCTGTCGATATCGTCTCATCCGACCGGCATACGGTGAAGCCGTGGCTCGACGGCCGCCTCGGCGTGTCGCCGCCGGCGCCCGACATGGCCAAGGACGGCTATGCGCTGCTCGGCGGACGGGTCGAGGTCATCGGCGACAGACCGATGCCGGCTCTGGTCTACCGCCATCACGAGCACCTGATCACCCTGGTGGCGGCGCCGCGGCAGAACGAAGCCAAATCCGTGCCGGTGGCGGACAACCTGTCGGCCGGCGGCTTCCTCTTGGTTCACTGGACCGACGATGCCTTCTCCTACTGGGCGATATCGGATGCCGAGCGCCCGGCGCTCGACGATTTCGTCGCCCGCTTCCGGGCGGCCATCATTACCAATCCGGCGGCGGGCAGCCCGGGTTAG
- a CDS encoding adenylate/guanylate cyclase domain-containing protein yields the protein MDQERLLAAVLLADVVGSTPLYERIGDDAALRQVSDCLDAIREIVAQHGGDFIYSKGDDVLSLFERPEAALRAVCQINSQMTRAPLNARIGLHFGAVIRARGAVFGDVVNVTARLSTTANPGEVLISQSFFEALSAGSRGALRLLDKMAFKGKQELFDVYTLGSDDGALSTHIASRGTIIERRSAPPRQINLVIRYGDQLGSCRNNEFVTIGRSPECNIVVQRPWVSRHHATFTISNGKARLIERSSSGTFVSMGPGHEVFVRREDILLFGSGVISPGRRSSLGDAQILHYEIISG from the coding sequence ATGGATCAGGAAAGGCTTCTAGCCGCAGTCCTCTTGGCGGATGTCGTGGGCAGCACGCCGCTCTATGAGCGCATCGGCGACGATGCCGCTCTGCGGCAGGTCTCGGATTGCCTCGACGCGATACGCGAGATCGTCGCCCAGCACGGCGGTGACTTCATTTACTCGAAGGGCGATGACGTGCTCAGCCTGTTCGAGAGACCGGAGGCGGCGCTGAGGGCCGTCTGCCAAATCAACAGCCAAATGACGAGAGCGCCGTTGAACGCCCGGATCGGATTGCATTTCGGGGCGGTCATTCGCGCGCGGGGCGCGGTATTCGGCGATGTTGTCAATGTCACCGCAAGGCTGTCCACCACCGCCAACCCCGGGGAGGTGCTGATCAGCCAGAGCTTCTTCGAAGCGCTTTCCGCGGGCAGCCGCGGTGCCTTGCGGCTTCTCGACAAAATGGCCTTCAAGGGGAAGCAGGAACTCTTCGATGTCTATACCCTGGGGAGCGACGATGGAGCCCTCAGCACGCATATCGCCAGCCGGGGCACCATTATCGAAAGGCGCTCCGCGCCGCCGCGGCAGATCAATCTGGTCATCCGCTATGGAGATCAGTTGGGATCCTGCCGAAACAACGAATTCGTGACGATCGGCCGATCTCCGGAATGCAACATCGTCGTCCAGCGGCCATGGGTCTCAAGGCACCACGCGACCTTCACCATTTCGAATGGCAAGGCCCGGCTTATCGAGCGAAGCTCGTCGGGCACATTTGTGTCGATGGGACCCGGCCATGAAGTATTCGTGCGCCGCGAAGATATTCTCCTCTTCGGCTCCGGCGTCATCTCGCCTGGACGCAGATCGTCTCTCGGCGACGCCCAGATACTTCACTACGAAATTATCTCAGGCTGA
- a CDS encoding ROK family transcriptional regulator, producing MPDMRFAPPNPLRIADRASGLNAVSVRGYNERLVLSLLLQSKGITRLEIGERTGLSAQTVSVIVRSLEQEGLIAKGEAQRGRVGPPTVPISLNPEGAYSVGISVGHRQVEVVLVDFVGSIRSRTVLPFSATAQDTNHPQFMSAIATAIANLPQHLHPRIAGIGLALPGDQAELELTPKAARERFDALQEEVEREIGYPVYVQNDITAAAGGESMFGVAKHLSDYLFFYLGARLHSRLVLNHQIYNTAAAVSFDVGILRLEQEIRKTGSSPSELWERGADWPSFGDAETAWQRDLVEQMKLSIGALKQFVPVTSVVLSSYAPQAVCKAICRELEQAMPGITAIAGNIERSPKAVGAASLPFSSRFMVE from the coding sequence ATGCCTGACATGCGCTTTGCGCCGCCCAACCCGCTTCGCATCGCGGACCGCGCCAGCGGCCTCAATGCCGTCAGCGTGCGCGGCTACAACGAGCGTCTCGTGCTGTCGCTGCTACTCCAGAGCAAAGGCATCACCCGTCTCGAGATCGGCGAGCGGACCGGCCTGTCGGCGCAGACGGTGTCCGTCATCGTCCGATCGCTCGAGCAGGAAGGGCTGATCGCCAAGGGCGAGGCCCAGCGTGGTCGTGTCGGGCCGCCGACAGTGCCGATCTCTCTCAACCCGGAAGGCGCCTACTCCGTCGGCATCAGCGTCGGCCATCGGCAGGTGGAGGTCGTGCTCGTCGACTTCGTCGGCTCGATCCGCTCGCGCACGGTGCTGCCGTTCTCGGCGACCGCGCAGGACACCAACCATCCGCAATTCATGAGCGCCATCGCCACGGCCATCGCCAATCTGCCGCAGCACCTTCACCCGCGCATCGCCGGCATCGGCCTTGCCTTGCCCGGCGATCAGGCCGAGCTCGAGCTGACGCCGAAGGCGGCCCGCGAGCGGTTCGACGCCCTGCAGGAGGAGGTCGAAAGGGAAATCGGCTACCCTGTCTATGTCCAGAACGACATCACCGCGGCGGCCGGCGGCGAAAGCATGTTCGGCGTCGCGAAACACCTTTCGGACTACCTTTTCTTCTATCTCGGCGCGCGCCTGCACAGCCGCCTGGTCCTCAATCATCAAATCTACAACACCGCCGCCGCGGTGAGCTTCGACGTCGGCATCCTGCGGCTGGAGCAGGAGATCCGGAAGACAGGCAGCTCGCCCTCCGAGCTCTGGGAACGAGGCGCCGACTGGCCGTCGTTTGGCGATGCCGAGACCGCATGGCAACGCGACCTTGTGGAGCAGATGAAGTTGTCGATAGGGGCGCTGAAGCAGTTCGTTCCCGTAACCTCGGTCGTCCTGTCCTCCTACGCGCCGCAGGCGGTCTGCAAGGCGATCTGCCGCGAGCTGGAGCAGGCCATGCCCGGCATAACCGCCATTGCCGGCAACATCGAGCGTTCGCCCAAGGCGGTAGGAGCGGCGAGCCTTCCCTTCAGCTCACGGTTCATGGTGGAATAG
- a CDS encoding SGNH/GDSL hydrolase family protein — MRSVLCYGDSNTHGQVPGGTPLDRYGLSERWPGVMAKELGAGWHVIEEGLSGRTTVRDDPIEGAHKNGRTYLKPCLQSHAVLDLVIIMLGTNDLKARFNQPASEVAMAMGCLVYDIKELKPGPGGSVPEIMIVSPPPMLDDIKEWRSIFSGAPEKSRQLALEFEIIADSLEVHFFDAGSVVTCDPLDGFHINRQAHALLGSALAREVEAIGWPDEK; from the coding sequence ATGCGATCGGTCTTGTGCTACGGCGACTCCAACACGCATGGGCAGGTACCCGGCGGCACGCCGCTGGACCGTTATGGTCTTTCGGAACGTTGGCCCGGCGTCATGGCAAAGGAATTGGGAGCCGGCTGGCATGTCATCGAGGAAGGCCTGAGCGGCCGCACGACCGTGCGCGACGATCCGATCGAGGGTGCCCACAAGAATGGGCGCACCTACCTCAAACCCTGCCTGCAGAGCCACGCCGTTCTCGATCTGGTCATCATCATGCTGGGCACCAACGACCTCAAGGCGCGCTTCAACCAGCCGGCCTCGGAAGTCGCGATGGCCATGGGCTGCCTTGTCTACGACATCAAGGAGCTGAAGCCCGGCCCGGGCGGCAGCGTGCCGGAGATCATGATCGTCTCTCCGCCGCCGATGCTGGACGACATCAAGGAATGGCGGTCGATCTTCTCCGGCGCGCCGGAGAAGTCGCGGCAGCTGGCGCTGGAGTTCGAGATCATCGCCGATTCGCTTGAAGTGCATTTCTTCGACGCGGGTTCGGTCGTCACCTGCGACCCGCTCGACGGGTTCCACATCAACAGGCAGGCGCATGCGCTGCTGGGCAGCGCGCTGGCCCGCGAGGTCGAGGCAATCGGGTGGCCGGATGAGAAGTGA
- a CDS encoding sugar ABC transporter ATP-binding protein encodes MKTLVEMSDIRKAFAGTAALKGVSITLQSGSVHALMGENGAGKSTLMKILAGVHHPDSGAIVRDGRQVVFHKPKDALEAGISTVFQELSLLPNLTIAENMFLGREPTTAFGGIDRRRMRREAGRALAELGLALDPGTLVSRLSIAERQFVEIAHGIMTDASVFILDEPTAALNAADVEVLNRHIRRLRDEGKAVVYISHRMDEIFAICDTVTVLKDGELVGTRPVAEMTPASLIAMMVGRELADLFPQRGNAPEPVVLSVEDFRITERSRPFSLSLSRGEIVALAGLEGQGQQRLLRSLVGQYHPFAGRVTIKGKSLPLPVPPGGGVRRLQAMGVGFVPEDRKEDGLFFGLSVAHNIVSALHSKRSELALAAGYQRLIADTMSSLAVKASGPTAAVGTLSGGNQQKVLLGRYLAADIDILLVEEPTRGVDIGAKSEIYRLLRDFAQKGGAVLVLSRETVELIGLCDRICVVHNDTIVREMPAAEATEHNILDAALSANGEANSKRGERR; translated from the coding sequence GTGAAAACCCTCGTCGAAATGTCCGATATCCGCAAGGCGTTCGCCGGCACGGCGGCGCTGAAGGGTGTCTCGATCACGCTCCAATCCGGCTCCGTGCACGCGCTTATGGGCGAGAACGGCGCCGGCAAATCGACGCTGATGAAAATCCTCGCCGGCGTCCATCACCCGGACAGTGGCGCCATCGTTCGCGACGGGCGCCAGGTCGTCTTCCACAAGCCGAAGGATGCGCTGGAAGCCGGCATCTCGACCGTATTCCAGGAACTGTCGCTGCTGCCCAACCTGACGATCGCCGAGAACATGTTTCTCGGTCGTGAACCGACCACTGCCTTCGGCGGTATCGACCGCCGGCGCATGCGGCGCGAGGCGGGCAGGGCGCTTGCCGAGCTCGGCCTCGCGCTCGATCCGGGCACGCTGGTCTCGAGGCTCAGCATCGCCGAACGGCAATTCGTCGAAATCGCGCACGGCATCATGACAGATGCCAGCGTGTTCATCCTCGACGAGCCGACGGCGGCGCTGAACGCCGCCGACGTCGAAGTTTTGAACCGCCACATCCGCAGGCTGAGGGATGAGGGCAAGGCGGTGGTCTACATTTCGCACCGCATGGACGAGATCTTCGCCATTTGCGACACCGTCACCGTCCTCAAGGACGGCGAACTCGTCGGGACCAGGCCGGTCGCCGAGATGACTCCGGCTTCGCTGATCGCGATGATGGTCGGTCGCGAGCTCGCCGACCTCTTCCCGCAGCGCGGCAATGCCCCCGAACCCGTTGTGCTCTCGGTCGAGGATTTTCGCATCACCGAGCGTTCCAGGCCGTTCTCGCTGTCGCTCAGCCGCGGCGAGATCGTCGCGCTGGCCGGCCTGGAGGGGCAGGGCCAGCAGCGCCTGCTGCGCTCGCTGGTCGGCCAATACCATCCTTTCGCCGGCCGTGTGACGATCAAGGGCAAGTCGCTGCCGTTGCCGGTGCCGCCTGGCGGCGGGGTGCGCCGGCTGCAGGCGATGGGCGTCGGCTTCGTGCCGGAGGACCGAAAGGAGGACGGGCTGTTCTTCGGCCTCTCCGTCGCGCACAACATCGTTTCCGCGCTCCATTCGAAACGGTCGGAATTGGCGCTCGCCGCCGGCTATCAGCGTCTGATCGCCGACACGATGTCGAGCCTTGCGGTGAAGGCGAGCGGCCCGACCGCCGCCGTCGGCACGCTGTCGGGCGGCAACCAGCAGAAGGTGCTGCTCGGCCGCTACCTCGCCGCCGACATCGACATCCTGCTCGTCGAGGAGCCGACGCGCGGCGTCGACATCGGCGCAAAATCCGAGATCTACCGGCTGCTGCGCGACTTTGCGCAGAAGGGCGGCGCGGTGCTGGTGCTGTCGCGCGAGACGGTCGAGCTGATCGGGCTCTGCGACCGCATCTGCGTCGTCCACAACGACACGATCGTGAGGGAAATGCCTGCAGCCGAAGCCACGGAGCACAACATCCTCGACGCGGCGCTCAGCGCCAATGGGGAGGCCAATAGTAAACGAGGTGAGCGCCGATGA
- a CDS encoding ABC transporter permease, producing the protein MTAISKRLTGARGSRQGMWMLPLLIALAIALWLSLETAQFLNGENLLNLVPQAMPLVITAVGQMFVILLGGLDLSVGSMISFTTAVLALGGPAWLLIPAVFVLAALVGFTNGFIITRFNVHPIIATLSMQYILLGITRVLRPVSGGTVPDIVISAVAGSFLGVPMPVFWGIFTLAVAWKLVYGSRFGLHLFAIGGGVSSGVEDAAHNFGIADRRNVILAYVICACFAALAGVFLAGRIVSGDPNVGLLFELDAITAVAIGGTQLSGGIGSLHGTVIGALVMALLANGMNLTNVSPFIQTTIKGAILLLVVALQSRKKMGL; encoded by the coding sequence ATGACAGCCATCAGCAAACGCCTGACGGGCGCAAGGGGATCGCGCCAGGGCATGTGGATGCTGCCCTTGCTGATCGCGCTGGCGATCGCGCTCTGGCTGAGCCTCGAGACCGCGCAGTTCCTCAATGGGGAGAACCTGCTCAATCTGGTGCCGCAGGCGATGCCGCTCGTCATTACCGCGGTCGGCCAGATGTTCGTCATCCTGCTCGGCGGGCTCGATCTTTCGGTCGGCTCGATGATCAGCTTCACGACGGCGGTGCTTGCGCTTGGCGGACCCGCCTGGCTGCTGATCCCGGCCGTGTTCGTGCTGGCCGCGCTGGTCGGCTTCACCAACGGCTTCATCATCACGCGCTTCAACGTGCATCCGATCATCGCGACGCTGTCGATGCAGTACATTTTGCTTGGCATCACGCGGGTGCTGCGGCCAGTGTCCGGCGGCACCGTGCCGGATATCGTCATCAGCGCCGTCGCCGGCTCGTTCCTCGGAGTGCCGATGCCGGTATTCTGGGGGATCTTCACCCTCGCGGTTGCCTGGAAGCTCGTCTACGGCTCGCGCTTCGGGCTGCACCTTTTCGCGATCGGCGGCGGCGTGTCGTCGGGCGTCGAGGATGCGGCGCATAATTTCGGCATTGCCGACAGGCGCAACGTCATCCTCGCCTATGTGATCTGCGCATGTTTCGCGGCCCTTGCCGGCGTCTTCCTCGCCGGGCGCATCGTCTCGGGCGACCCTAATGTCGGGCTGCTCTTCGAGCTCGACGCGATCACGGCGGTCGCCATCGGCGGCACCCAGCTTTCCGGCGGCATCGGCAGCCTGCACGGCACGGTCATCGGCGCGCTCGTCATGGCGCTGCTAGCCAACGGCATGAACCTGACGAATGTGTCGCCCTTCATCCAGACCACAATAAAGGGGGCGATCCTGCTTCTGGTGGTCGCCCTGCAATCGCGCAAGAAAATGGGGTTGTAA
- a CDS encoding ABC transporter permease, with protein MAAALTNPVMRRLLRIPPAYYVFAGLLLVLWIARPNMLNLNVMGIFVRQIVPLGILVLGQLLVMRVRSIDLSGGGVILLINYTISSGVFPGASMTFLIVLALAIGLAVGFFNGLMVGVRRVSAVIVTLAIGIVLVGIVQYLSSGKPPGDVPGMFGDIYNTKLGPVPTPVIFWVAVSAALSLFLSRTVFGRYVTSVGESVQAAHFSGVPVARTVVLAHTLAGLFAGVAALVQTASIAVGSVRVGLDLPILAVAATILGGVVFGRGEGGVWGPFFGVLSFALLFVVMTTFGVDEPGKLIAQGLIILLAAILYGIRSRST; from the coding sequence GTGGCTGCCGCTCTCACCAACCCCGTCATGCGCCGCCTGCTTCGCATCCCGCCGGCCTACTACGTCTTTGCCGGGCTGCTTTTGGTTTTGTGGATCGCGCGGCCGAACATGCTCAACCTCAATGTCATGGGCATATTCGTGCGCCAGATCGTGCCCCTCGGCATATTGGTGCTCGGCCAGCTCCTGGTGATGCGGGTGAGAAGCATCGACCTGTCGGGCGGCGGCGTCATCCTGCTCATCAACTACACCATCTCGTCCGGCGTCTTTCCGGGCGCCTCCATGACCTTCTTGATTGTCCTGGCGTTGGCCATCGGCCTCGCCGTCGGGTTCTTCAACGGCCTGATGGTCGGAGTCAGGCGGGTCTCGGCCGTCATCGTCACGCTTGCGATCGGCATCGTTCTCGTCGGGATCGTGCAGTATCTGTCCAGCGGCAAGCCGCCCGGCGATGTGCCCGGCATGTTCGGCGACATCTACAACACCAAGCTCGGCCCGGTGCCGACGCCCGTGATCTTCTGGGTAGCGGTTTCGGCCGCGCTGTCGCTGTTCCTGTCACGCACGGTCTTCGGCCGCTATGTGACCTCGGTCGGCGAGAGCGTGCAGGCGGCACATTTCTCCGGCGTCCCGGTGGCTCGCACGGTGGTGCTTGCGCATACGCTCGCCGGCCTGTTCGCGGGGGTTGCGGCGCTGGTCCAGACGGCGTCGATCGCGGTCGGCAGCGTCAGGGTCGGCCTCGACCTGCCGATCCTGGCGGTCGCCGCAACCATCCTTGGCGGCGTCGTCTTCGGCCGCGGGGAAGGTGGCGTCTGGGGTCCCTTCTTCGGCGTGCTGTCGTTCGCGCTGCTGTTCGTCGTGATGACCACCTTCGGCGTCGACGAGCCCGGCAAGCTGATCGCGCAGGGCCTCATCATCCTGCTTGCGGCGATCCTCTACGGGATCAGGAGCAGGTCGACGTGA
- a CDS encoding SGNH/GDSL hydrolase family protein, translated as MTKRSILCFGDSLTWGWIPVMEGSPTHRYAYQDRWTGAMASHLGDGYHVIEEGLSARTTSLDDPNDPRLNGSAYLPSAIASHLPLDLVIVMLGTNDTKSFFRRTPYEVANGMAKLVGQILTSAGGVGTPYPAPQALVVAPPPLTPMPHPFFQGMFAGGHEKTAALAAEYRAMADFMKVDFLNAGDFITTDGCDGIHFTAENNHDLGKAIAAKVQEIFARRSDRKVA; from the coding sequence ATGACCAAGAGATCGATTTTGTGCTTTGGAGATTCGCTGACCTGGGGATGGATCCCGGTCATGGAGGGATCGCCGACGCATCGCTACGCCTATCAGGACCGCTGGACGGGTGCGATGGCCTCGCATCTTGGCGACGGATACCATGTGATCGAGGAAGGCTTGAGCGCCCGCACCACCAGCCTCGACGATCCCAACGATCCGCGCCTCAACGGCAGTGCCTATCTGCCCTCGGCCATCGCCAGCCACCTGCCGCTCGATCTCGTCATCGTCATGCTCGGCACCAACGACACCAAGTCGTTCTTCCGCCGCACGCCTTACGAGGTCGCCAACGGCATGGCCAAGCTCGTCGGCCAGATCCTCACCAGCGCCGGCGGCGTCGGCACGCCTTATCCGGCGCCGCAAGCGCTGGTGGTCGCGCCGCCGCCGCTGACCCCAATGCCTCATCCCTTCTTCCAGGGCATGTTCGCGGGCGGCCATGAGAAGACCGCCGCGCTCGCGGCCGAGTATCGCGCCATGGCCGATTTCATGAAGGTCGATTTCCTCAACGCCGGAGATTTCATCACCACCGACGGCTGCGACGGCATCCACTTCACTGCTGAGAACAACCACGACCTCGGCAAGGCGATAGCCGCCAAGGTCCAGGAGATATTCGCGCGCCGGTCCGATCGCAAGGTTGCTTGA